In the genome of Sphingomonas naphthae, one region contains:
- a CDS encoding sensor histidine kinase yields MSGRAKSDGRPSPEAFLRAAVQEGRGRLKIFLGAAPGVGKTYEMLSEGSARARAGIDVVVGAVETHGRAETEALTGGLEILPRRAVDYEGRALAEMDLDALLDRRPALALVDELAHTNAPGSRHPKRYQDVEELLAAGIDVFTTINIQHVESLNDVVASFTRVRVRETVPDSILEMAEIEVVDIPPDELIERLKEGKVYLPEEATRALGHFFSKSNLSALRELALRRAAQAVDSRMLEHLRTSAQTGIWGASERIVVAVSELAGADGLVRAAKRMADALHAPWTAVHVETARSRALGPAEHKHIADVLALATRLGGQAATVPAANVIEGLKAFAIEARATQLIVGKSVRSKWFELRHGSVVDRLVRETPGIAVHVLPFGSDIVTRPRSTVQRGAGDWGEPSAYLWTTAMVATVTGLAATVLNFLSLGNVALLYLVPVMAAASLFGLRPGLYAGLASSLAYNFFFLPPVGTLSVSNPENVVSIFVLIGVAIVTSQLNARVRIQADLAGASARSNAALAGYLRQLTALNDRREVARIACAEIARLLSLRVLLLEQEPAGLAVQATSESEVRLETMELAAAQWVTDTGQPAGRGTGTLTASDWQFQPLRAGDHVLAVLGLAREDGGDPIRSDQLALLGSLIDQTALALERLRLEAEMRDVDAVRERDRLRAALLSSVSHDLRTPLTSVLAAAAELRSKSQDPLLDTIESEALRLNRFVANLLDMTRVEAGALHLNTEPVDLADAVAGAVHDARRVLEGHAIQLEASPDLPLVSVDPQLFHHCLLNLLDNAGRYGAVGTPIIIRADRSYGWLSLSVLDEGPGLPPGREEEVFETFRRLEGSDRAAGGTGLGLAIVKGFAEAMGITVRAANRQDGKGAAFSLAFPDRLLVLDQGAAQR; encoded by the coding sequence TTGAGCGGGCGCGCCAAAAGTGACGGGCGACCCTCCCCCGAGGCCTTCCTGCGCGCGGCCGTGCAGGAAGGCCGGGGCAGGCTCAAGATATTCCTGGGCGCGGCGCCCGGCGTCGGCAAGACCTATGAGATGCTGTCGGAAGGATCGGCGCGGGCGCGGGCGGGCATCGATGTCGTGGTCGGCGCGGTCGAGACGCACGGCCGGGCCGAGACCGAGGCGCTGACCGGGGGGCTGGAGATCCTGCCTCGGCGGGCGGTGGACTATGAAGGCCGCGCGCTCGCCGAGATGGATCTCGACGCGCTGCTCGACCGCCGGCCCGCGCTGGCGCTGGTCGACGAACTCGCCCACACCAACGCGCCCGGCAGCCGCCATCCGAAACGCTATCAGGATGTCGAGGAATTGCTGGCGGCCGGGATCGACGTGTTCACGACCATCAACATCCAGCATGTCGAAAGCCTCAACGACGTCGTCGCCTCGTTCACGCGGGTGCGGGTGCGCGAGACCGTGCCGGACTCGATCCTCGAAATGGCCGAGATCGAGGTCGTCGATATCCCGCCGGACGAGTTGATCGAGCGGCTGAAGGAGGGCAAGGTCTATCTGCCCGAGGAAGCGACGCGCGCGCTGGGCCATTTCTTCTCCAAATCGAATCTGTCGGCGTTGCGGGAACTGGCGCTGCGCCGCGCCGCGCAGGCGGTGGACAGCCGGATGCTGGAGCATCTGCGCACGAGCGCGCAGACCGGCATCTGGGGGGCGAGCGAGAGGATCGTCGTGGCGGTGAGCGAGTTGGCCGGGGCGGACGGGCTGGTGCGCGCCGCCAAGCGCATGGCCGATGCGTTGCACGCGCCCTGGACGGCGGTACATGTCGAGACGGCGCGCAGCCGCGCGCTGGGCCCGGCCGAGCACAAGCATATCGCCGACGTGCTGGCTCTCGCCACGCGGCTGGGCGGGCAGGCGGCGACGGTGCCCGCCGCCAACGTGATCGAGGGGCTCAAGGCCTTCGCGATCGAGGCCCGTGCGACGCAGCTGATCGTCGGCAAATCGGTCCGGTCGAAATGGTTCGAGCTGCGCCACGGATCGGTGGTGGACCGGCTGGTGCGGGAAACGCCCGGAATCGCGGTCCATGTCCTGCCCTTCGGCAGCGATATCGTGACGCGCCCGCGATCCACCGTGCAGCGCGGCGCGGGCGACTGGGGCGAGCCATCCGCCTATCTGTGGACCACGGCGATGGTGGCGACGGTCACCGGGCTGGCCGCCACCGTCCTGAACTTCCTGAGCCTGGGCAATGTCGCCCTGCTCTATCTGGTGCCCGTGATGGCGGCGGCGAGCCTGTTCGGCCTGCGCCCCGGCCTCTACGCGGGGCTGGCATCGAGCCTCGCCTACAATTTCTTCTTCCTGCCGCCGGTGGGAACGCTGTCGGTCTCCAATCCCGAAAATGTCGTCTCGATCTTCGTGCTGATCGGCGTGGCGATCGTCACCAGCCAGCTCAATGCGCGCGTCCGCATCCAAGCCGATCTGGCCGGCGCGAGCGCCCGGAGCAATGCCGCGCTGGCCGGCTATCTGCGCCAGCTGACCGCGCTCAACGATCGGCGCGAGGTGGCCAGGATCGCCTGCGCCGAGATCGCCAGATTGCTCTCGCTTCGCGTGCTGCTGCTGGAACAGGAGCCGGCCGGGCTCGCCGTGCAGGCGACGAGCGAGAGCGAGGTGCGGCTGGAGACGATGGAGCTGGCCGCCGCGCAATGGGTGACCGACACCGGCCAGCCCGCCGGGCGCGGCACGGGCACGCTCACCGCGTCCGACTGGCAGTTCCAGCCGCTGCGGGCGGGCGATCACGTTCTGGCGGTGCTGGGGCTGGCGCGCGAGGATGGCGGCGATCCGATCCGGTCGGACCAGCTCGCTTTGCTCGGCAGCCTGATCGATCAGACCGCGCTGGCGCTCGAACGGCTGCGGCTGGAGGCCGAGATGCGCGACGTGGACGCCGTGCGCGAACGGGATCGGCTGCGCGCGGCGCTGCTCTCCTCGGTCAGCCACGATCTGCGCACGCCGTTGACGTCGGTGCTGGCCGCCGCCGCCGAACTGCGCAGCAAGAGCCAGGATCCGCTGCTCGACACGATCGAGAGCGAGGCGCTGCGCCTCAACCGCTTCGTGGCGAACCTGCTGGATATGACGCGTGTCGAGGCCGGCGCGCTGCATCTCAACACGGAGCCGGTCGATCTGGCGGACGCCGTGGCCGGCGCGGTTCACGATGCCCGCCGGGTGCTCGAGGGCCATGCCATCCAGCTGGAGGCGTCCCCCGATCTTCCGCTGGTATCGGTCGATCCGCAGCTGTTCCACCATTGCCTGCTCAACCTGCTGGACAATGCCGGCCGCTATGGCGCCGTCGGAACGCCGATCATCATCCGCGCCGATCGCTCCTATGGCTGGCTGTCGCTTTCGGTTCTCGACGAAGGGCCAGGTCTTCCCCCTGGCCGCGAGGAAGAGGTGTTCGAGACCTTTCGGCGGCTCGAGGGATCGGATCGAGCCGCGGGCGGAACCGGGCTCGGGCTCGCCATCGTCAAGGGGTTCGCCGAGGCGATGGGGATCACCGTGCGTGCCGCTAATCGGCAGGATGGGAAGGGCGCCGCTTTCAGCCTCGCTTTCCCCGATCGACTCCTGGTTCTGGACCAGGGGGCTGCTCAACGATGA
- the kdpC gene encoding potassium-transporting ATPase subunit KdpC: MGNDFTTSLRPAIVLTILFALLLGLAYPLAMTGIGQAIFPSQANGSLVRDGKGSVIGSAVVGQGFTGDRYFQSRPSAAGKGYDGLSSSGSNYGPTSQALVDRVKADVARRKAEGVTAIPADLVTASASGLDPDLSPDAAYVQVARVARARGLAEGQMRALVDAQVAHPLAGFLGEDRVNLLALNLALDKMAAH, encoded by the coding sequence ATGGGCAATGACTTCACCACCTCGCTGCGGCCCGCGATCGTGCTGACGATCCTGTTCGCGCTGCTGCTCGGATTGGCCTATCCTCTGGCCATGACGGGCATCGGACAAGCCATCTTCCCCTCCCAGGCGAACGGCAGCCTCGTTCGCGACGGCAAGGGCAGCGTGATCGGATCGGCCGTGGTCGGCCAGGGCTTCACCGGCGACCGTTATTTCCAGAGCCGCCCTTCGGCGGCGGGCAAGGGCTATGATGGCCTGTCCTCCTCGGGCTCCAACTATGGGCCGACGTCGCAGGCGCTGGTCGATCGCGTGAAGGCCGATGTCGCCAGGCGGAAGGCGGAGGGCGTCACCGCGATCCCGGCCGATCTGGTGACCGCCAGCGCCTCGGGTCTCGATCCCGATCTGTCGCCGGATGCGGCCTATGTGCAGGTGGCGCGGGTCGCCAGGGCACGCGGGCTGGCCGAGGGACAGATGCGGGCGCTGGTCGATGCGCAGGTGGCGCATCCGCTGGCCGGCTTTCTCGGCGAAGATCGCGTCAACCTGCTGGCGCTGAACCTCGCGCTGGATAAAATGGCGGCGCATTGA
- the kdpB gene encoding potassium-transporting ATPase subunit KdpB, with product MARASTKSLFTADLLLPAIADSFRKLDPRQLIRNPVMFVTACVALLLTILIFAGHDNLSTAFKAQLSVWLWLTVLFGTFAEALAEGRGKAQAASLRDTKAELKAKRLLGVGDTYGMVPATQLEVGEIVLVETGDLIPSDGEVIAGVASVNEAAITGESAPVIREAGGDRSAVTAGTRVISDHIKVRVTVEPGKGFLDRMIALVEGAERQKTPNEIALTILLVGLTIIFLIAVGTIPGFASYAGGAVPVAILAALLITLIPTTIAALLSAIGIAGMDRLVRFNVLAKSGRAVEAAGDVDVLLLDKTGTITIGDRQASEFRPVGGTSPRALADAASLASLADETPEGRSIVMLARERFGVTTAALPEDAEVIAFTAQTRISGVRTGGALIQKGAVDSILRAHPGLGETAAATELRRITDEIARAGGTPLAVARDGRLLGAIFLKDVVKAGIRERFGELRAMGIRTVMITGDNPLTAAAIAAEAGVDDFLAQATPEDKLALIRKEQTGGRLVAMCGDGTNDAPALAQADVGVAMNTGTQAAREAGNMVDLDSDPTKLIEVVGLGKQLLMTRGALTTFSVANDVAKYFAIIPAMFVVLYPGLGVLNVMGLGTPESAILSAIIFNALIIPLLVPLALKGVTYKPMGAGPLLARNLAVYGLGGLLAPFAGIKIIDLAVSGLGLA from the coding sequence TGGCGCTGCTGCTGACGATCCTGATCTTCGCAGGCCACGACAATCTCTCGACCGCCTTCAAGGCGCAGCTGAGCGTGTGGCTGTGGCTGACGGTGCTGTTCGGCACCTTCGCCGAGGCGCTGGCCGAGGGCCGGGGCAAGGCGCAGGCAGCGTCGCTGCGCGATACGAAGGCCGAGCTGAAGGCCAAGCGGCTGCTGGGCGTCGGCGATACCTACGGCATGGTCCCGGCCACCCAATTGGAGGTGGGCGAGATCGTGCTGGTCGAGACCGGCGACCTCATCCCCTCGGATGGCGAGGTGATCGCGGGCGTGGCATCGGTCAACGAAGCGGCGATCACCGGCGAGAGCGCCCCCGTGATCCGCGAGGCGGGCGGCGACCGCTCGGCGGTGACGGCGGGCACGCGCGTCATCTCCGATCACATCAAGGTCCGCGTCACGGTCGAGCCCGGCAAGGGCTTCCTCGATCGCATGATCGCGCTGGTGGAGGGCGCCGAGCGGCAGAAGACGCCCAACGAGATCGCTTTGACCATCCTGCTCGTCGGCCTGACGATCATCTTCCTGATCGCGGTGGGCACGATCCCGGGCTTCGCCTCCTATGCGGGTGGCGCGGTGCCGGTGGCGATCCTGGCGGCGCTGCTCATCACGCTCATCCCGACGACGATCGCGGCCCTGCTGTCGGCGATCGGCATCGCCGGCATGGACCGGCTGGTGCGGTTCAACGTGCTGGCCAAATCGGGCCGCGCGGTGGAGGCGGCGGGCGATGTCGACGTGCTGCTGCTCGACAAGACCGGCACGATCACGATCGGCGACCGGCAGGCGAGCGAGTTCCGGCCGGTCGGCGGGACGAGTCCGCGCGCGCTGGCCGACGCGGCTTCGCTCGCCAGCCTTGCCGACGAGACGCCGGAGGGGCGTTCGATCGTCATGCTGGCGCGCGAGAGGTTCGGCGTGACGACGGCCGCGCTGCCGGAGGATGCGGAGGTCATCGCCTTTACCGCACAGACCCGCATCTCCGGCGTCCGCACCGGCGGCGCGCTGATCCAGAAGGGGGCGGTCGATTCGATCCTTCGCGCCCATCCGGGCCTTGGCGAGACCGCCGCAGCGACGGAACTGCGCCGCATCACCGACGAGATCGCACGCGCCGGCGGCACGCCGCTGGCGGTGGCGCGGGACGGGCGCCTGCTCGGCGCGATCTTCCTGAAGGACGTGGTCAAGGCCGGCATCCGCGAGCGCTTCGGCGAACTGCGGGCGATGGGCATCCGCACGGTGATGATCACCGGCGACAACCCGCTGACCGCCGCCGCCATCGCCGCCGAGGCGGGCGTGGACGATTTCCTCGCACAGGCGACTCCGGAGGACAAATTGGCGCTGATCCGCAAGGAGCAGACCGGCGGGCGGCTGGTGGCTATGTGCGGCGACGGCACCAACGACGCCCCGGCGCTCGCCCAGGCCGATGTCGGCGTCGCGATGAACACCGGCACGCAGGCGGCGCGCGAGGCCGGCAACATGGTCGATCTCGACAGCGATCCGACCAAGCTGATCGAGGTCGTCGGCCTCGGCAAGCAATTGCTGATGACGCGCGGCGCGCTGACCACCTTCTCGGTCGCCAACGACGTGGCCAAATATTTCGCGATCATCCCGGCGATGTTCGTGGTGCTCTATCCGGGGCTGGGTGTGCTCAACGTGATGGGGCTCGGCACGCCCGAGAGCGCGATCCTCTCGGCGATCATCTTCAACGCGCTGATCATCCCGCTGCTCGTCCCACTGGCGCTGAAGGGCGTCACCTACAAGCCGATGGGCGCCGGCCCGCTGCTGGCGCGCAACCTCGCCGTCTACGGGCTCGGCGGGCTCCTCGCGCCCTTCGCCGGCATCAAAATCATTGACCTGGCCGTGAGCGGCCTTGGTCTCGCCTGA